One genomic window of Diospyros lotus cultivar Yz01 chromosome 8, ASM1463336v1, whole genome shotgun sequence includes the following:
- the LOC127808165 gene encoding uncharacterized protein LOC127808165, which produces MGRGKFKGKPTGRRQFSTPEEMMSGSSSRPRTFKQVEAKEEEEERSEEEAEQDSEEEPEKRKGTQGVIEIENPNLVNPKTLKAKDADIEKTTELSRREREEIEKQKAHERYMRLQEQGKTEQARKDLERLALIRQQRAEAAKKREEEKAAKEQKKTEGRK; this is translated from the exons aTGGGGAGAGGAAAGTTCAAGGGCAAACCTACTGGCCGGCGCCAGTTTTCCACTCCGGAGGAGATGA TGTCTGGTTCATCTTCTCGGCCTCGCACATTTAAACAG GTTGAAGCtaaagaggaggaagaggagagaTCTGAAGAAGAAGCGGAACAGGATTCTGAGGAAGAACCTGAA AAGCGGAAGGGCACCCAAGGTGTTATTGAGATTGAGAATCCTAATTTGGTGAACCCAAAGACCTTGAAAGCTAAAGATGCTGAT aTTGAGAAAACAACTGAACTCTCAAGGCGTGAAAG AGAAGAGATAGAGAAACAGAAGGCTCATGAAAGATACATGAGGTTGCAAGAACAAGGGAAAACTGAACAAGCAAGAAAAGATTTAG AGCGATTGGCCCTTATACGGCAGCAGAGGGCCGAGGCTGCCAAAAaacgagaagaagaaaaagcag CTAAAGAACAAAAGAAGACTGAAGGTCGCAAGTGA